In Microcoleus sp. FACHB-672, the genomic stretch ACGACGCGACCGCTCAATGAACCCTTTCACCACCCTTTCTTGCGACAACCTCCCAAGAAACGGCGAGATCCTGCGAAAAGCAGTGCTAGCTTACGCTGAGGTGATCGATCCTCAGCTTACAGAATACATCAGGGATAATGCGACCTTCCCTAATACGGTTGTAGACAGGATTGTGCCTCAAGAGCAAGAATCCGACTATAACTACCCTAGGCGACTTTTGCAAGTTCGCGCTCGCGCACCTATTGTGACGGAGCCATTTTGGCAGTTTGTCGTGGAAGACAATTTCACAGGTGAGCGACCCAAGTGGGAAGATGTGGGAGTCATTATGACGAAAGACATCACTCCCTTTCTGTATATGAAGTCGAGATTCTTGAATGCGGTACACTCCTTCATAGCCTGTTTAGCGGTAAGAGCAGGTATAGAGTATATGCATGAGGCGATCAGGCAACCGGAAATCCACTTGTTTACTCGGCTTCTCATGGACGATATCGCAGCAGCAACACCCGTGCCTCGCGAGATGTGTGAACAATATATGGAGCAGGTGTTACTAAGGCTGAGTAACGAGGATCTTCCCGATCCTACTGAGAGAATCGCTTCAGAAACAGCAAGGAAAGTAGGCAAGTATATATTTCCGATACTTGAGGATGCTTATAGCCGAAAGGTAAACATGAAGCGGATTATACTTCCCGTTGCGGCGTGGCTTCTTGCAGTCAGAGAGGGGGCAAGCGAGTCTGGTCAGTCCTATCATGCCAAGGATACCGAAAGCGCAATTACAGCGATTCAAGAAGGCGCGGTGATTAGCGGGATTCTGGGATTGGAGAATTGCGAACAGACAGAGGTCGTTGATAATGAATGCCACCAAGCTTTGCAAGATCTTCAGACCCACGGACTATTGACTACGCTTAAGAATTACAGTGACGGAGGCTTTTTAAATGAAACTGCTTCAGCCTGATAAGGTGGTACTTTTCGATCATGATGGAACTGTCGTTGATAGTGAAACCATAGCCCTTAAGAGCGCGTGGAAGCTGACAAATGAAGTGGCTCGTGAGTTCCCTGGCGCTCAACACTATGAGCTTGAGGAGTTTGTTAAAAGCTTCGCCGGCAAACCTTACAGGGAAATACTCAAGAAGATCTACCCAGACTCATCGACCACTCTTAATGAGCGCGATATTGACAGGCTAGTAGCTCAAGAAGAAAAGAGAGCGATTGAACGGCTTAGTGTAGAGGCAAAAGCGACTGAAGGAACGCCTGAAGTGCTCTCTTCCCTGCGCGACGACGGATTTGAATATGCGCTAGTCAGTAACAGCAGCTTACAGCGACTGAGTGCTTGCCTTGGTGCAGCTGCCTTGACCGACTATTTCCCTAGTGATCGGATATTTAGCGCTCACGACTCTCTCCCCGTTCCGTGTCCCAAGCCGCTTCCTGACATCTACCTATATGCCGTGAAGTGCCTGGACGCTGAAGTTTCGGATTGCGTGGCAATTGAAGATTCTATCAGTGGGGTAGGGTCTGCCGTTGCCGCTGGAATTGGGCAGATTATCGGTTATGTAGGGGGAACTCATATCAGCGAGGAAGAACGAAGCAGCCGTGCCGATGCTCTTCAGTCGGCTGGTGCCCACCAAGTTATCGAGCGGATGCACGACCTTATCGGCTTATTATCAGCAACGCTAGTGTAAGGACATGGGGCATCAAGTGATCACTTGATGCCCTTAGCAGGATGTGTGAAAAGTCAGATTTTGTTAACAATAGCCTGGGGGACAACTTCATCGGAGATCAGTCTTGCGCTCAACCTGCCATGCAGAGCCGGCAAAATTGACTCCACCTTTTTCACACTTCCTGCAATACCGATAATAAGGCGTCATCACAAGGTCATAAATTAAGATGAACAGCAATACCAGCACAGGCTCAACAATCAAGCTGAATCAAGCATCCCTGTCTCGTTTACCTGGAAACGCTCGCGTACCCCAGTACGATCGCCGGCAAATTACTAATGGAATTGTGCATATTGGGGTTGGTGGATTTCATAAATCGCATCAAGCGCTCTATCTGGATGATTATTTCCATCAGAATCCGGGTAGTGATTGGGGAATCTGTGGTGTTGGATTGCTGGACTATGACTATGACAGGCGTATGCGGGATGCGCTGCTGTCCCAAGATTGTTTGTATACCTTAGTTGAGCGCTCGCACTCAGGAGATCGCGCTCGAATCATCGGCTCAATCACTCGCTACCTGTTTGCACCAAACGATCGTCAAGCAGTTATTGAAGCATTAGCAGATCCCAAATGCCGAATTGTGACTCTAACGATCACTGAAAGCGGCTACTACTACATTGAAGGAAGTGGCGAATTTGATGTGAACCACCCAACGATTCAGCACGATTTGCAACATCCTGACCAACCCATCGGGACATACGGTTTTTTAACAGCCGCACTCGAAAAGCGACGTAAACAGGGGTTAGCACCCTTTACCGTACTGTCCTGCGACAATATCCAGGGCAATGGCAACACGGTGCGGAAAATGCTAACGACATTTGCCGAAATGCGCGATCCAGAGTTAGGACGTTGGATTGCTGAACACGTTGCGTTTCCCAACTGCATGGTTGATCGCATTACTCCGATGACAACCCCAGCAGATATCAAAATGGTAGCGGAACAGTTTGGTATTGATGATGCATTTCCAGGCGTCGCAGAGCCTTTCATTCAGTGGGTAATCGAAGATACTTTTTGCGCCGGCAGACCCGATTGGGAATCCGTTGGCGTACAGATGACTAGCGATGTTCATCCCTACGAGATGATGAAAATTCGGCTGCTCAACGCCAGCCATATGTTGATTGGCTATCTCGGCTCTCTGGCCGGTTATACCTACGTTTATGAAGTCATGGCAGACCCGTTATTCCGGCAAGCAGTCGCTAGCCTGATGGACGAGGTGACACCAACGCTCCAAGCTGTTCCTGGGATTGATTTAGACGAGTATAAAAAGACTCTTATTGAACGGTTTTCCAATCCTAAAATTCGCGATCAGCTGCCGCGCCTGTGCCTGAATGGATCAGCCAAAATTCCTAAGTTTGTTTTAGGGTCGCTC encodes the following:
- a CDS encoding mannitol dehydrogenase family protein gives rise to the protein MVNLLRPASVSSSRLGTVTGLWKEQSPYDRTALNTGIVHFGPGRFFRGHLAYIIHNYLVQKGSQEQKWGICGVSLKSQRTLKRLKPQTFLYTLTKHSSSAKKREEAEVIGSIKEIVNGREKCDYVLEKMTSSSVHLVTLTITQGGYHLDKSFNLDTANEDIAHDLQNPSTPITAIGFIVEALRRRRDRSMNPFTTLSCDNLPRNGEILRKAVLAYAEVIDPQLTEYIRDNATFPNTVVDRIVPQEQESDYNYPRRLLQVRARAPIVTEPFWQFVVEDNFTGERPKWEDVGVIMTKDITPFLYMKSRFLNAVHSFIACLAVRAGIEYMHEAIRQPEIHLFTRLLMDDIAAATPVPREMCEQYMEQVLLRLSNEDLPDPTERIASETARKVGKYIFPILEDAYSRKVNMKRIILPVAAWLLAVREGASESGQSYHAKDTESAITAIQEGAVISGILGLENCEQTEVVDNECHQALQDLQTHGLLTTLKNYSDGGFLNETASA
- a CDS encoding HAD family phosphatase, producing MVLFDHDGTVVDSETIALKSAWKLTNEVAREFPGAQHYELEEFVKSFAGKPYREILKKIYPDSSTTLNERDIDRLVAQEEKRAIERLSVEAKATEGTPEVLSSLRDDGFEYALVSNSSLQRLSACLGAAALTDYFPSDRIFSAHDSLPVPCPKPLPDIYLYAVKCLDAEVSDCVAIEDSISGVGSAVAAGIGQIIGYVGGTHISEEERSSRADALQSAGAHQVIERMHDLIGLLSATLV
- a CDS encoding mannitol dehydrogenase family protein, with protein sequence MNSNTSTGSTIKLNQASLSRLPGNARVPQYDRRQITNGIVHIGVGGFHKSHQALYLDDYFHQNPGSDWGICGVGLLDYDYDRRMRDALLSQDCLYTLVERSHSGDRARIIGSITRYLFAPNDRQAVIEALADPKCRIVTLTITESGYYYIEGSGEFDVNHPTIQHDLQHPDQPIGTYGFLTAALEKRRKQGLAPFTVLSCDNIQGNGNTVRKMLTTFAEMRDPELGRWIAEHVAFPNCMVDRITPMTTPADIKMVAEQFGIDDAFPGVAEPFIQWVIEDTFCAGRPDWESVGVQMTSDVHPYEMMKIRLLNASHMLIGYLGSLAGYTYVYEVMADPLFRQAVASLMDEVTPTLQAVPGIDLDEYKKTLIERFSNPKIRDQLPRLCLNGSAKIPKFVLGSLRDKLQLGGAIDYLSLTIAAWCHYLNGYDDQNRPIPIDDPLADILTQQAGSGKTDPKPLLSIFEIFGDLVQSPRFVETVADKLRSLQEFGAKRTLVSHLAPIHKD